Proteins from one Choloepus didactylus isolate mChoDid1 chromosome 4, mChoDid1.pri, whole genome shotgun sequence genomic window:
- the ITPKA gene encoding inositol-trisphosphate 3-kinase A gives MTLPGGPTGMARPGGAGPCSPGLERAPRRSVGELRLLFEARCAAVAAAAAAGEPRARGAKRRGGQVPNGLPRASPAPVIPQLTVTAEEPDVPPASPGPPKPEGGWLPAVGSSHLQQPRRLSTSSLSSTGSSSLPEDSEDDLLSDSESRSRGNVQLEAGEDSGQKSHWQKIRTMVNLPVMSPFKKRYAWVQLAGHTGSFKAAGTNGLILKRSSEPERSCLARLMADALRGCVPAFHGVVERDGESYLQLQDLLDGFDGPCVLDCKMGVRTYLEEELTKARERPKLRKDMYKKMLAVDPTAPTEEEHAQRAVTKPRYMQWREGISSSTTLGFRIEGIKKADGSCSTDFKTTRSREQVIRVLEEFVQGDAEVLRRYLNRLQQIRDTLEVSEFFRKHEVIGSSLLFVHDHCHRAGVWLIDFGKTTPLPDGETLDHRRPWEEGNREDGYLLGLDNLIGILASLAER, from the exons ATGACCCTGCCCGGGGGCCCGACAGGCATGGCGCGGCCGGGGGGCGCGGGGCCCTGCAGTCCCGGGCTAGAGCGGGCCCCGCGCCGGAGTGTCGGGGAGCTGCGCCTGCTCTTCGAGGCGCGCTGCGCGGCGGTCGCGGCCGCAGCCGCCGCAGGGGAGCCCCGGGCCCGCGGGGCCAAGCGGCGTGGGGGGCAGGTCCCCAACGGGCTTCCGCGGGCTTCCCCGGCCCCGGTGATCCCGCAGCTGACTGTGACAGCCGAGGAGCCGGACGTGCCCCCGGCCAGCCCCGGGCCGCCCAAGCCAGAGGGCGGCTGGCTCCCGGCCGTGGGCTCGTCGCACCTGCAGCAGCCGCGCCGCCTCTCCACCTCGTCGCTTTCCTCCACTGGGTCCTCGTCGCTGCCCGAGGACTCGGAGGACGATCTGCTGAGCGACAGCGAGAGCCGGAGCCGCGGCAACGTGCAGCTGGAAGCGGGAGAGGACTCGGGTCAG AAAAGTCACTGGCAGAAGATCCGGACCATGGTGAATCTGCCCGTCATGAGCCCTTTCAAGAAGCGCTATGCCTGGGTGCAACTGGCTGGGCACACGG GGAGTTTCAAGGCGGCGGGCACCAACGGGCTGATCCTGAAGCGCAGCTCGGAGCCGGAGCGCTCCTGCCTGGCGCGGCTGATGGCGGACGCACTGCGCGGCTGCGTGCCTGCTTTCCACGGCGTGGTGGAGCGCGACGGCGAAAGCTACCTGCAGTTGCAGGACCTGCTCGACGGCTTCGACGGACCCTGCGTGCTCGACTGCAAGATGGGCGTCAG GACTTACCTGGAGGAGGAACTGACCAAAGCCCGTGAGCGGCCCAAGCTACGGAAGGACATGTACAAGAAGATGCTGGCGGTAGACCCAACGGCGCCCACCGAGGAGGAGCACGCCCAGCGCGCAGTCACCAAGCCGCGCTACATGCAGTGGCGGGAGGGCATCAGTTCCAGCACCACGCTCGGCTTCCGCATCGAGGGCATCAAG AAAGCTGACGGCTCCTGCAGCACCGACTTCAAGACTACGCGAAGCCGGGAGCAGGTGATTCGCGTCTTGGAGGAGTTTGTGCAAGGGGATGCGGAAGTGCTG AGGAGGTATCTGAACCGCCTGCAACAGATCCGGGACACCCTGGAGGTCTCCGAGTTCTTTAGGAAGCACGAG GTGATCGGCAGCTCCCTCCTCTTCGTGCATGATCACTGCCATCGCGCCGGCGTGTGGCTCATCGACTTCGGCAAGACCACGCCCCTCCCCGACGGCGAGACTCTGGACCACCGGCGGCCCTGGGAGGAGGGTAACCGCGAGGACGGCTATTTGCTGGGGCTGGACAATCTCATTGGGATCCTGGCCAGCCTGGCCGAGAGATGA